The Aequorivita sublithincola DSM 14238 genome window below encodes:
- a CDS encoding MotA/TolQ/ExbB proton channel family protein yields MLNFFIQEGAEVAQDLEPVVEAQEKTLSIMDLLMTGGIAGQIIIAVLFVLLFVAVYIYFERLFAIKAANKMDGNFMNQIRDHVAKGNIQAAKVLCAQNNTPVSHLTEKGISRIGSPLEDINTAIENAGRLEVYKLEKNVSVLATIAGAAPMIGFLGTVIGMVLAFHTLATSSGQAEMGTLAEGIYTAMTTTVAGLIVGIIAYMGYNHLVVRTDKVVHQMEATAVDFLDMLNEPA; encoded by the coding sequence ATGTTAAACTTCTTTATTCAAGAGGGTGCCGAAGTTGCGCAAGATCTTGAACCTGTTGTCGAAGCCCAAGAGAAAACGCTTTCCATCATGGATTTATTAATGACTGGCGGTATAGCTGGTCAAATAATTATTGCGGTTCTTTTTGTACTTCTTTTTGTAGCGGTCTATATTTATTTTGAAAGACTTTTTGCAATTAAAGCTGCAAACAAGATGGACGGTAACTTTATGAATCAAATCCGAGACCACGTTGCCAAAGGAAATATTCAAGCTGCAAAAGTACTTTGCGCACAGAATAATACGCCGGTTTCACATTTAACTGAAAAAGGAATTTCACGAATTGGAAGTCCTTTGGAAGATATTAATACCGCTATTGAAAATGCTGGTCGTTTGGAAGTTTATAAACTTGAAAAAAACGTAAGCGTTCTTGCAACAATTGCCGGAGCAGCACCCATGATTGGTTTCTTAGGAACAGTAATCGGGATGGTTTTGGCTTTTCATACACTTGCAACCAGTAGTGGCCAAGCCGAAATGGGAACCCTAGCTGAAGGTATTTATACAGCAATGACAACTACTGTAGCTGGATTAATTGTTGGTATTATTGCCTATATGGGCTACAACCATTTGGTAGTGCGGACCGATAAAGTGGTTCACCAGATGGAAGCCACAGCGGTAGATTTCCTTGACATGCTAAACGAGCCTGCTTAA